Genomic segment of Pseudothermotoga hypogea DSM 11164 = NBRC 106472:
TCACTGATGAGTGCCGGGAAAGTTAGGGTCGCCGTGCTTCCCGAACCATTCGTGACGCTCGCACTGAAACAGGCACAGTCGCGCATCGAATACGACTTGCAAGAGCTGTGGTCGAACTACACGCAACTGCCTGCGCGGGTTCCAATAACAGGTCTGTTCGTCACAAAAAACCTGGACGAGGCCACCTTGTACAAAGCTATGACCGCAATAGAGAATTCTCTGAGGTATGCGATGGAGAACAGGCATGAAGCTGCGGCTCTTTCCGTTCCATATCTCGGTGGCATGCCGGCACAAATAATCGAAGAATCTCTCACTCGAACGCTGTACGAGTACAAACGTGCGAACGAGGTGGCGTCCGAGGTGATTCAGTATCTGAAGATCACACAGCAGGTCGATCCGAGTGCGATGCCTTCGATACCAGATGAAAAATTCTTCGCGTTTTGAATTTTCCGTCCTTGGGGTACTGCTACTCTTTGTCGTCTGGTTCGTTGTGTCGAAACTTGTTTCGTCCGATCTGGTCTTTCCTGGACCTGAAAAAGTTTTGCTACATTCGTACCGGCTGCTGGTCGAAGGCAAACTGCTCGAACCGGTTGGCTTAACTTTTCTCAGGGCTTTTTTTGGTATGGGCCTGGCACTGCTCGTGGGTACGATCCTTGGATTCCTAATGGGTCTTTCTGAGCGGATCTATCTCTTACTTCAACCGTTGAACATGGCCATCAGGTCCGTTCCGATCGTCTCGTGGCTTTCGACCGTCATACTCGCCTGGGGCATAGGATGGCGTGGCGTGGTTTTCATAGTTTTCGTCTCACTTTTGCCGATCGTAACGTTCAACGTTTGCGAAGGCGTTCGCGTTGTGGACAAGAAACTCGTCGAGATGGCGAAGGTTTACTCATTACCCAAGTGGAAGATCTTCAGGGCGATCTACATGGGTTCCGTCTGGCCGTTTCTACTGTCATCCTTGAAGTTGAGCATAGGCAGCATGTGGAAAGTGGCGATCGTTGCGGAGTATCTCATAGGCGAAACGGGCCTTGGGGTACAGATCATGCAGGCCAAGTTCTATGTGAACACGACAGAGGTTTTTTCCTACACGGTTGTGGCTGTTGCGTTCGGACTCATCCTGGAAGCGTTATTTTCATTCCTTTGGGAGCGAGGTAGCTTTGAAGTGCATTCTTGAGCTCAAAGGAATTTTTAAAAACTACGGAAAGTTACCTGTACTCGGTGGGATAGATCTCAAACTGTTCGAGTCCGATGCGGTGGCGATCGTTGGGCCGTCAGGCTGTGGAAAAACAACTTTGCTCAGGGTCATAGCCAATCTGGAAAAGCCAGACTCCGGGCTGATCAACAGATTCTATAACCGATTGGGTTTCGTTTTTCAGGAAGACAGACTGATACCCTGGTACAACGTGCGTAAAAATCTTGAGCTCGTTTGTGACGATGAAAGAAAGATACAGCGAACGCTTCAACGGGTAGGGCTTGCTGGCTTCGAACACTACAAACCCGGCCAGCTCAGTGGAGGCATGAAGCAGAGGTTGAATTTTGCACGCGCTTTGATCGTCGAACCGGAGCTACTTTTGCTGGATGAACCTTTCAGGAGTTTGGACACACCGACGAAGATTAGGCTCATCAACGATCTCTCCGTCTTGCTTGAAAACATGAATATCGGCTATGTCCTGGTGACACACGACATGAGAGAAGCTTTGAGCCTGGCGAAGCGCATTTACATCATGCGAGGCCGACCGGCAAAGTTCGTACATCACATCGAACTTAGAAATAAGATGGACTTTTTCGATCCTTCATTTCTGCAACTTGAGAAAACGATCCTGTCACATATGGAAGATGCGGAGGCTTTCCAATGATGAACGTACTCAGGGGCTTTTTGATAGGTCTTGCGAACCTGGTTCCCGGCGTGAGCGGCGCAACGATGGCCGTCATAGTTGGCGTCTACGAACGGCTGATCGATGCCGTGGCAAACTTCGTGAAGTTGAGATTCAAGAGAGAGCAGATCGCTTTCATCGTTGCACTTGGCATCGGTATTCTTGCTGCAATATTGGTCGGCTCTGCTGGTATGAAACATCTGCTCGAAAGATCTCCGGCCGTCGCTTACGCTATTTTCTTTGGTCTTGTTTTGGGTTCGATTCCAAAATTGCGCAGGGAGATCTCAGATTTAAAACTGTTCCACTTCGCAGTTGGTGCGTCCCTGATGCTTATTTTCGAACTTCTGGTTCACACTGTGCAGCTTTCAGGAACGTACGTTTTGTTGACTGGCATCATCGCTGCGTGTGCGATGATCCTTCCGGGTCTCAGTGGTTCCCTTGTGCTCCTGATACTCGGTGTCTACGATGATATCCTTGATGCCTTGGTGAATCTAAAACTCGCAATCGTCCTTCCTTTTGGAATTGGAGTGATCCTCGGTATAGCGTTGATGGCACCGCAACGTTGCGACGCGATCATCGTTCTGGGTGGGGGCGTTCTCAAAGGACCAGAAGGTTACGAGCTCCGCCCCCACACCTTCAAGAGGCTTATCGAGGGGGTTGAGCTCGCAAAAACTTACAACGCTTTCTTGATAGTCTCCGGTGGAACGCTACCTGGTTCATCTCAGCAACCCGAGGCCACGATAATGGCACAACTGGCGCAGAGATTCGAAGTACCGAACGAAAAGGTATTGGTCGATGCCGAGAGCAAAAACACCTACGAGAACGCCAAGAACGTAGCCAAGATCGTGAAGGAGTTGAACTTGAAAGAATTGGTTCTGGTCACATCCGCGGTGCACATGAAGAGAGCGAAGATGAGCTTTGAGAAGTTCAAAGTTCGAGTCCATCCTTACCCGGTGGATTACTTGTGCGATTATGGTCCAGTGAGCTGGATCGACTTCGTTCCAACAAAAGAGTCGCTCGAAGCGAACATGCTTGCTCTTCACGAGATCGTGGGTTTACTGTGGTACCGGCTCAAAACGCGTTGAAGTTCACCTCACTTTCGCTCCGAATTTCGAGGCGAGCTTAAACAGATCCTCATAGGTCGAGCTTGTAACGTTTGTAAAAGACCTCAGCGTCTTTTGTGGCCTAAAGCGTTGCAAATACCATGTGCTGTCTCCAACAAGTTCTTTGATTTCCGCGATGTCTCGTTCGTCCAGCAGTCCAGGAACGTACGTGGTTCTGATTTCGTGTGGGACTGAATACTGTTTCAAGAGTCTCAAAGTCTCGAGGACGCTTTTGAACATCTCTTTCGCAGATTCTTCGCTCAGACCCGTAACTGTGTGGAACTTCTCCATCCCTGATTTGATATCGAGCGCAACGTAATCCAGAAGTCCGGCCGAAAGGAGATCCTCCATCATTCTCGGGTTGCTCCCGTTCGTGTCGAGTTTCACAAGGTGATCGCTCTTTTTCAGCTTGCGAATGAACGCTGGAAGGTCTTCGTGCACCGTGGGTTCTCCACCCGTTATCACCACGCGATTGGTGATTTTCCTCTTGCGTATTTCTTCAAATATTTCTTCTTCCTCTGCTATGCTCACCTTCGCCAGTACCAGTTCGGGATTGTGGCAGTACGGACAACAAAAATTGCACCCGACAGTGAAGAGGACGACTGAGACCGATTTTGGATAGTCCAGAAGACTCGTCAAGACAGTTCTTGCGAATTTCAAATTCTCACAGGCCTCCTCAAGCTGAATTCTTCTCTCTTTCCTTTGTTCCAGCTTTTTACCGGTCTGTAGTAGCCAACCACTCGAGAATAGACCTCGGCAGGTTTACCACACCGTGGACATGTTCGCACTTCTCCGCGCAGATACCCGTGGTCTGGACAAACGCTGAAAGTCGGTGTCAAAGTCAAGTAGGGTAGTGTGTAGCGATTGAAGACAGACTTCAGAAGTTCTGGAACCGTTTCGGCCTCGATCGCCTCACCGAGGTAGATGTGTAGCACTGTGCCGCCA
This window contains:
- a CDS encoding ABC transporter substrate-binding protein, with protein sequence MGLLEKKVSSEVELKIDFWRTLDQVSAQVAAKNVDLIVLPVSIGASLYSKGIDLKLAGVILWKAFYVVTKDFDLTDLKTLSGQEIYTPQGKGQTGDVLIRYSLEQVGLKPDIDVKIRYATPPEIVSLMSAGKVRVAVLPEPFVTLALKQAQSRIEYDLQELWSNYTQLPARVPITGLFVTKNLDEATLYKAMTAIENSLRYAMENRHEAAALSVPYLGGMPAQIIEESLTRTLYEYKRANEVASEVIQYLKITQQVDPSAMPSIPDEKFFAF
- a CDS encoding ABC transporter permease, producing the protein MRCLRYQMKNSSRFEFSVLGVLLLFVVWFVVSKLVSSDLVFPGPEKVLLHSYRLLVEGKLLEPVGLTFLRAFFGMGLALLVGTILGFLMGLSERIYLLLQPLNMAIRSVPIVSWLSTVILAWGIGWRGVVFIVFVSLLPIVTFNVCEGVRVVDKKLVEMAKVYSLPKWKIFRAIYMGSVWPFLLSSLKLSIGSMWKVAIVAEYLIGETGLGVQIMQAKFYVNTTEVFSYTVVAVAFGLILEALFSFLWERGSFEVHS
- a CDS encoding ABC transporter ATP-binding protein, with the protein product MKCILELKGIFKNYGKLPVLGGIDLKLFESDAVAIVGPSGCGKTTLLRVIANLEKPDSGLINRFYNRLGFVFQEDRLIPWYNVRKNLELVCDDERKIQRTLQRVGLAGFEHYKPGQLSGGMKQRLNFARALIVEPELLLLDEPFRSLDTPTKIRLINDLSVLLENMNIGYVLVTHDMREALSLAKRIYIMRGRPAKFVHHIELRNKMDFFDPSFLQLEKTILSHMEDAEAFQ
- a CDS encoding undecaprenyl phosphate translocase family protein, translating into MNVLRGFLIGLANLVPGVSGATMAVIVGVYERLIDAVANFVKLRFKREQIAFIVALGIGILAAILVGSAGMKHLLERSPAVAYAIFFGLVLGSIPKLRREISDLKLFHFAVGASLMLIFELLVHTVQLSGTYVLLTGIIAACAMILPGLSGSLVLLILGVYDDILDALVNLKLAIVLPFGIGVILGIALMAPQRCDAIIVLGGGVLKGPEGYELRPHTFKRLIEGVELAKTYNAFLIVSGGTLPGSSQQPEATIMAQLAQRFEVPNEKVLVDAESKNTYENAKNVAKIVKELNLKELVLVTSAVHMKRAKMSFEKFKVRVHPYPVDYLCDYGPVSWIDFVPTKESLEANMLALHEIVGLLWYRLKTR
- a CDS encoding anaerobic ribonucleoside-triphosphate reductase activating protein, with protein sequence MKFARTVLTSLLDYPKSVSVVLFTVGCNFCCPYCHNPELVLAKVSIAEEEEIFEEIRKRKITNRVVITGGEPTVHEDLPAFIRKLKKSDHLVKLDTNGSNPRMMEDLLSAGLLDYVALDIKSGMEKFHTVTGLSEESAKEMFKSVLETLRLLKQYSVPHEIRTTYVPGLLDERDIAEIKELVGDSTWYLQRFRPQKTLRSFTNVTSSTYEDLFKLASKFGAKVR